The Hugenholtzia roseola DSM 9546 sequence ATTGCCAATGCCACCGATTCAAGGGTCAGAACGCGCCCACAAAAAGCCTTAGATGCAGGCATCAGCAGCCGAAAATAGGCGATAAAGCATAGAAATCATACCTCTGCGCCGTTGTTTATATCGCTAAAAACGACCGAAAACCATTCGTTTTTGCCTACGCCGTTGTTTGTATCACTACAAACGACCAAAGCACCGTTGTTTGTATCACTACAAACGACCAAAAACACGCTTCTATGAAAATCTTGACCGCCGCCCAAACGCGCCTTGCCGACCGCTACACGATTGAACACGAACCTATCGCCTCGATAGATTTGATGGAACGCGCTTCCCAAAAAATAACCGATTGGCTCTTGTTTCATATCTTTTCCGAAGACTACGAAAAAAGGGTACTTGTTTTCTGTGGCACAGGCAATAATGGCGGCGACGGCTTGGCAGTAGCGCGACAGCTTTGGGCATCAGGTGTGCGTAATATTCACCTCTTTGTATTGCCACTTTCGGAACAGGTGTCAGAAGATTTTGAAAAAAACCTGCAAATATTACCTAAATCAATCGCGCCCATTTTTTTGTTACAAAAAGCCGACTTTGAGCGCGAAATAGGGAAAATTCTAAGCCAAAATAGGGCAGAGGAATTGCTTTTGCTTGATGCCATTTTTGGTTCAGGTCTGAATAGAGAAGTAACAGGTTTGGCAGCAGAAATCATTTTGTATCTGAATAGTCTTGCAATAGGAACACGTATCGCCATTGATTTGCCTTCGGGTTTGATGGCGGAAAACAATCCTTTTCCCGACGCACCTATTTTGCAGGCAGACCATACCCTTACCTTCGAAACGCCTAAATTAGCCTTCCTTTTTGATGCGAACACAGCCCATACAGGCGAGTGGGAAGTGCTTTCTATTGGTCTGCACCCCGATTTTATGGCTTCGGTAGAAAGCCCTTATCAACTTCTCACGCAGGCTTGGGCAAAAAAGCATTTCCGAAAAAGGCAGCGCGTTTCACACAAAGGCAGTTATGGGCATGCCCTGCTTTTGGCAGGCTCAAAGGGCAAAATGGGTGCAGCACAACTTGCGGCAAAGGCAGCCTTGCGCTCTGGCTTGGGCTTGCTCTCTATCCTTGCACCTGCCTGTGGCGAAATCATTTTGCAGAGTAGCTTGCCCGAAGCTATGTGCCTATCGGCAGCATCTTATCGAGGCTTTGAAGCAAAAGCGAGCAACCGCTTGGGCAACGATTTGGATATAGATGTGGAAAAAAATGCACCTAATCAGTTTTTTCTTACAGACGCAAGTTTTGACGAAAATTTATATAAGGCTTTTGCAATAGGCTGCGGCTTGGGAACGGCTGCCCCTACGCTTTCTTTTTTCAAAACTTGCCTGCAAAAGTGGAACAAGCTCTCTCAATCTAAAAAGGTCGCCCTTGTGGTAGATGCAGACGCGCTCAACCTTTTGGCACAGAATCCCGAACTTTGGGACTTGCTCCCGCCCAAAACCATTCTCACGCCACACCCGAAAGAGTGGGAAAGGCTTTTTGGTATAGAAAAAAATCCTTATCAGCGATTGGAAAAAAGCCGAAAATGGGCAAAGGAAAAAAACGTGATTTTGGTCTTGAAGGGTGCGAAAACGGCGGTTGTCTGTCCCGAAGGCGAAGTTTATTTCAATCATTTTGGAAATGCAGGCATGGCAGTAGGCGGCATAGGCGATACCTTAGTGGGCATCATTTTGGGCTTGCTTGCACAAGGCTACTCACCCGAAATTGCAGCCGCTTTGGGCGTACAGGCACACGCGCGAGCAGGCGATTTTGCCGCTTCCGCACGCTCTCAAACGGCAATGCTCCCCAGCGATTTGATAGAAAACCTTTCAAAGGTATGGATAAGTTTAGAAAATTAGCCTTTTTTAAGATTAAGAATCAATTTGTAGAAATCGCCATTTTTTCAAGTTGCGCCTCAAAACGAAGGGTAAGACCACTTTTCGTAACGATTTAACAATATTTGGCAAAAAAAAATGGGCAGAGATGCCCAAATGAGTAACTAATTTCGTATTTTTGCCGTTGAATAGGATACAAACAAGAAGCAAAAGGGCTTTTCAAACAAACACCTCAATATCCTTTGTCGCCCTATCGGAAACGATACAACAAGACCCAAGCACAGACAAAGGCAAGCACCGAGATACGACTCCTAAGCGTAACATTGAAGAAAGGAATTGCAGAGCGATAAGAAGCCAAAGTGCTACATTTGCAGTAATTTCAGCAAGCAAAGAAGATAGGTATAAAATTTGTCAAACGCTATCTTTATAGGCAGGTATTATCTGCCCCTAACGAAATCCAACGCTATTTCAAATAGTCATTTTTAAAGTTCGAGCGGTTTTCTTCCTGCTCAAATCAAGACATTTTCATTTTTAGTTATTTGTTCTCTATCAATAGGGTTAAGTTGTAAGTTGGAAAGAGTCTGATATTTTATCGGACTTTTTTCTTTTTTACGCCCTACACTTTTAAGCACTTCGAAATAAAACAAAGACTTTGTAAATAGGCTTTAAAGCCCCTGCATAGCAAAAAAGTTAAATTTTATAAAAATCTTATTTTATCAAATTAGAAACGAAATAATATTTGGGCTGC is a genomic window containing:
- a CDS encoding bifunctional ADP-dependent NAD(P)H-hydrate dehydratase/NAD(P)H-hydrate epimerase, producing the protein MKILTAAQTRLADRYTIEHEPIASIDLMERASQKITDWLLFHIFSEDYEKRVLVFCGTGNNGGDGLAVARQLWASGVRNIHLFVLPLSEQVSEDFEKNLQILPKSIAPIFLLQKADFEREIGKILSQNRAEELLLLDAIFGSGLNREVTGLAAEIILYLNSLAIGTRIAIDLPSGLMAENNPFPDAPILQADHTLTFETPKLAFLFDANTAHTGEWEVLSIGLHPDFMASVESPYQLLTQAWAKKHFRKRQRVSHKGSYGHALLLAGSKGKMGAAQLAAKAALRSGLGLLSILAPACGEIILQSSLPEAMCLSAASYRGFEAKASNRLGNDLDIDVEKNAPNQFFLTDASFDENLYKAFAIGCGLGTAAPTLSFFKTCLQKWNKLSQSKKVALVVDADALNLLAQNPELWDLLPPKTILTPHPKEWERLFGIEKNPYQRLEKSRKWAKEKNVILVLKGAKTAVVCPEGEVYFNHFGNAGMAVGGIGDTLVGIILGLLAQGYSPEIAAALGVQAHARAGDFAASARSQTAMLPSDLIENLSKVWISLEN